One Rosa chinensis cultivar Old Blush chromosome 3, RchiOBHm-V2, whole genome shotgun sequence DNA window includes the following coding sequences:
- the LOC112191928 gene encoding glucan endo-1,3-beta-glucosidase, basic isoform produces the protein MGKANILAKSPSMLSKVLLFGILVMAHIAATTGSKIGVCYGTMGNDLPPAQEVISMFDQYRIQKIRLYDPNQGALQALRGSNIEVMLGVENERLQDISSSQDKANSWVQSNVINYGNVNFKYIVVGNEIDPTGPQASFVAPAMENIQKAITSENLASKIKVSTAISTAVLKEPSYPPSNGSFRIDHLPFLNPIIAFLARNQSPLLVHIYPYFAYSQNRQINIEYALFTSPSPVVHDGQLGYQNLFDAILDTVYSALERAGSGSLGIVVSESGWPSFGGDGEVTTIENARIYNSNLINHVKANGTPKKPGSTIEAYVFAMFNENQKKGPEIERHWGLFYPTKQPKYHIDFN, from the exons ATGGGAAAGGCCAATATACTTGCCAAAAGCCCTTCCATGCTTTCAAAAGTGCTACTTTTTGGAATACTAGTAATGGCTCACATAGCAGCAACTACag GTTCCAAGATTGGTGTTTGTTATGGAACCATGGGAAACGACTTACCGCCAGCACAGGAAGTAATATCTATGTTCGACCAGTATAGAATTCAGAAAATCCGTCTCTATGATCCTAACCAAGGAGCTCTCCAAGCCCTTAGAGGCTCCAACATCGAGGTCATGCTTGGTGTTGAAAATGAACGCCTTCAAGACATTTCTTCTAGCCAAGACAAGGCGAATTCCTGGGTCCAAAGTAATGTCATAAACTATGGCAATGTCAATTTCAAATACATTGTTGTTGGAAACGAAATAGATCCTACAGGTCCACAAGCATCATTTGTTGCCCCTGCAATGGAAAACATTCAAAAAGCAATTACTTCGGAGAATCTTGCCAGTAAAATCAAAGTCTCCACTGCCATTTCCACTGCCGTCCTCAAAGAACCCTCTTACCCTCCATCAAACGGATCATTCCGTATCGACCATTTGCCATTTCTTAATCCCATCATCGCCTTCTTAGCACGCAACCAATCTCCACTGCTTGTTCATATATACCCTTATTTTGCTTACAGTCAAAACCGTCAGATTAATATCGAGTATGCTCTTTTTACATCTCCATCACCTGTAGTGCATGATGGCCAGCTTGGGTATCAAAACCTGTTTGATGCTATTCTCGATACAGTTTACTCGGCACTAGAGAGAGCTGGCAGCGGTTCCTTGGGAATCGTTGTATCGGAGTCTGGTTGGCCCTCTTTCGGTGGGGATGGAGAAGTGACTACAATTGAGAATGCAAGAATTTACAACTCCAATTTGATCAATCATGTGAAGGCTAATGGGACTCCAAAGAAACCTGGAAGCACTATAGAGgcttatgtgtttgccatgttTAATGAGAATCAAAAGAAAGGTCCAGAGATCGAGAGACATTGGGGGCTCTTCTACCCAACCAAACAGCCTAAATATCACATTGATTTCAATTAA